In Helianthus annuus cultivar XRQ/B chromosome 3, HanXRQr2.0-SUNRISE, whole genome shotgun sequence, a single window of DNA contains:
- the LOC110929237 gene encoding uncharacterized protein LOC110929237 yields MAHNISPFLSFLAILAALQLATAVDYTITNTAEATPGGVRFTNDIGVEFTTQTLASATSFIWTTFQQDTETDRKNVASVTMFIDDMDGIAYAVNNEIHVGARYIQGITGDVKTDITGVLYHEMTHIWQWNGNGQAPGGLIEGIADYVRLKAGYAPGHWVQPGQGDKWDQGYDVTARFLDYCNGLRDGFVADLNKKMRDGYNDGFFVDLLGKTVDQLWAEYKAT; encoded by the coding sequence atgGCTCACAATATCTCCCCCTTTCTCTCTTTCCTTGCAATCCTAGCAGCCCTACAACTGGCTACAGCCGTGGATTATACAATCACCAACACGGCTGAAGCTACTCCTGGTGGTGTCAGGTTCACCAATGACATCGGTGTCGAATTCACCACCCAAACTTTAGCCTCAGCCACAAGCTTCATATGGACCACATTCCAACAAGACACGGAAACCGACAGGAAGAATGTAGCAAGCGTAACTATGTTCATTGATGACATGGATGGTATCGCTTATGCCGTTAACAATGAAATTCATGTTGGTGCAAGATACATTCAAGGTATCACTGGTGATGTCAAGACGGATATCACTGGTGTTCTTTATCATGAGATGACCCATATTTGGCAATGGAATGGTAATGGTCAAGCTCCGGGAGGATTGATTGAAGGAATTGCAGATTATGTGAGGCTAAAGGCTGGGTATGCGCCTGGCCATTGGGTTCAGCCCGGGCAGGGAGACAAATGGGACCAAGGGTATGATGTGACTGCAAGATTCCTAGACTATTGTAATGGTCTTAGAGATGGGTTTGTGGCTGACCTTAATAAGAAGATGAGAGATGGTTATAATGATGGTTTTTTCGTTGACTTGTTAGGAAAAACGGTTGATCAACTATGGGCCGAATACAAAGCTACTTAA
- the LOC110931674 gene encoding uncharacterized protein LOC110931674 translates to MEKRGITLSRKLRSKVGKGDKTSFWTDVWLGETTLREQYPLIYQLVKEKKAKIQNYYKLSRNGRIWDWAWKRVPCTDEERQQMEDLKERLMQFQLSDDPDVWMWGNEGDQNFTVKSVRNSLANQLNINEVAEDFQWNKWAANKCCLFVWRALQGRIPTATQLRGRGVQIPSVICKLCGRADETPNHLLVSCCHANSVWEQIRSWVKITGTRKPETLKEVIEDINVCQWPKVKKKAVHAIVMLTAWVIWKNRNAKIFKDRCDAVYKLIEEIKGESYQWMRQRTKVQIESWEEWKLFTWCK, encoded by the coding sequence ATGGAGAAAAGAGGAATAACATTGTCAAGAAAGTTAAGAAGCAAGGTGGGTAAAGGAGATAAAACAAGTTTCTGGACAGATGTATGGCTAGGCGAAACAACACTACGGGAGCAGTATCCTTTGATTTATCAGCTCGTGAAGGAGAAAAAAGCAAAAATACAGAACTACTACAAGTTATCACGTAATGGCAGAATATGGGACTGGGCTTGGAAGCGAGTACCATGTACGGATGAGGAAAGGCAACAAATGGAAGATCTAAAAGAAAGATTAATGCAGTTTCAACTATCGGATGATCCAGATGTATGGATGTGGGGTAACGAGGGAGACCAAAATTTTACGGTAAAAAGCGTGAGAAACTCTCTAGCAAACCAATTGAATATAAATGAAGTTGCGGAAGACTTCCAATGGAATAAGTGGGCTGCAAATAAGTGCTGTTTGTTTGTCTGGAGGGCACTACAGGGTCGGATCCCCACGGCAACACAGTTAAGGGGGAGAGGCGTTCAAATCCCATCTGTCATTTGTAAGTTATGTGGCCGAGCAGATGAAACGCCAAATCATCTACTTGTGTCGTGTTGTCATGCAAACTCGGTTTGGGAACAGATTCGGAGCTGGGTAAAGATCACAGGAACAAGGAAACCTGAAACGCTGAAGGAAGTAATTGAAGACATAAACGTCTGCCAGTGGCCGAAGGTTAAGAAGAAAGCAGTTCACGCAATAGTTATGTTAACAGCTTGGGTGATTTGGAAGAATCGAAATGCAAAGATCTTTAAAGATAGGTGTGATGCAGTCTACAAACTAATTGAAGAAATAAAGGGAGAGTCGTACCAATGGATGAGACAGAGAACGAAGGTGCAAATTGAATCGTGGGAAGAGTGGAAGCTTTTTACATGGTGTAAATAA